In Planctomycetaceae bacterium, the genomic window CGACGATCTGCGGCGCACGGATCAGCGGTTCGTGCGGTTTCGGCTGGCGGCCTTCGCGCTGCTGGTATGCACGGTCTTCGTCTGCTTTGGCGACGAGTCCGTTTCCTGGTGGTGGATCCTGATTCCCGCAAGCGTCTTTACTGCGCTGGTGCTGATTCATGCGGGAACGATTCGAAAGCTGAAGCGTGCTGACGCCGCCAGCGAATTCTACCAGCACGCGAGGCAGCGGCTGACCAGTGAATGGAAGACGCTGCCGGACACGGGTCAGTCATTCAGCGACGCAGCGCATTCGTGGTCGCAGGATCTGGATCTGTTCGGTCAGGGGTCATTGTTCCAGAAGATGAATCAGTGCCGCACTTTGCCCGGTCGCCGCCGCCTGGCATCGTGGATGACGACTGTGCCTTCCGTCGAAGTACTGCGGCGACGCCAGCGTCAGGCGGAATCACTCCGTAACGATCTTGATCTGCGGGAACGGCTGGCTGTGATCGACGAAAAGGGACGCTGGGATGCCGCTGAAGCCGTGCTGACGGGCTGGATTGCCGAATCTGCGCGACCGATTCCCGCATGGATTCTGTCGCTGTCATCGCTGCTGGGAATTCTGGGAGCACTTGTGCTGCTGCTGGTGCTGCTGGCGCTCATTCCGTGGACGATCGTGCTGTTGGTGCTGGTGCTGCAGGCACCGCTGATCTGGCTGACTCGCGCACAGATCAAGAGTGTCGCCGGCGTCGTCGACAACGTGGATTCCTCACTGCGGCAGTTGTCGGCGATGATTCGTGAATTCGAACAGCATTCCTTTTCCGAACCGTCACTGCAGGACCTGCAGCGGCAGTTCAGTGTTGCCGGTCATTCGGCGTCAGCGGAAATCCGGCACCTGAGCAATCTGATTGCCTGGCTGAACAACGCTTTACGGAACCAGCTCTTCGCACCCGTCGCATGGATGTGCGGGCTGCTGGTGGTGCTGACACACCGCATCGAAACCTGGCGGGACCGGCACGGAGCCAGGGTCGCGGATTGGCTGGAAGCGGCCGCGACTCTGGAAGCTTTGATTTCCGTGGGAGCATTCAATTTCGACAACAGCGACTTCTGCCTGCCGAACTGTGACGATTCCGCGCCGCTGTTTTCCGCTCAACAGCTTGGTCATCCGCTGCTGCCTCGTGAGGAATGTGTCCGCAACGACGTAGACCTGACCGTCGAACGACCGCTGCTGCTGATCAGCGGATCGAATATGTCGGGAAAAAGCACGCTGCTGCGTTCCATCGGCATCAATACCGTGCTGGCCTTCTGCGGTTCGCGAACCAACGCGGCATCGCTGACGACGTATCCGTTTCAAATCGGTACGGCGATGCGAGTCAGCGATTCTCTGCAGGAAGGCAGATCACTGTTCTTCAGCGTTGTCCAGCGGCTGAAGTCCGTCGTCGACCTGACGTCCGAAACGCGGCCTGTGCTGTTTCTGCTGGACGAAATCCTGCACGGGACGAATTCTCACGACCGCCGTCACGGAGCCGAAGCCGTAATCCGGACTCTGGTGGCCAGAGGCGGCCTGGGACTGGTGACCACTCATGACCTGGCACTCACGCAGATTGTCGACACAATGGACGGCCGCGCCGCCAACATGCACTTCGAAGATCAGATCATCGACGGCTCGATGAGCTTCGACTATCAGCTTCGCCCGGGCGTCGTGCAGCGCAGCAATGCCATCGAACTGATGCGCATGATGGGACTTGATGTGTGAGTCCGCGAGCTGATATTCCGCAACGGTGAGCGAAGGTCGCCGCGATGGATTCCTATCGTTCGCTGAGTGCCGGTGATTCGGCGCCGGCATCGTTTCTATCGTTGAAGAATGCAAGGTCACCGCCCTGAGCGCGCGAGTGACATTCGATGCAGGTCCTGACGCGCCCGGCCAGTTTTTCGGAACCAGTGTCGGTTTCCATTCGCTCGGCTTTGCCATCCGGAGAATAGCTGGCCCAGTACCAGTCGCCGGCACCCGCGTTGTACCCGTCAGATCGGTACATGACGTCAACGGCCCGCAGCGTCTCCCCGTCAGCTTCGAAGCTTTCCATCACCAGAATCGAACCGTCCGGCAGTTCGTCCGGTCGGCCGACAGCCTTGCGATTCAGATACATCTTCAGCAGCGATCCGTGGGGCTCGCGGCCGTAGTATGCGTCACCGTTTGTTCCCGGAGGCGGTGCCCACAGACGGTAGCGGCTGTCCGACAGATACCGCCAGAAGAACTGGTCGAACGGCAGTCGTTTTTCCGCGCGCGAAGCTGCCTCTTGGAGTGGAGCCCCGCTGGGTGATTCCCGGCGAATTGTGATATCGCCGCCGGGGATCTGCGAATCGCGAAACGGAATGGCGGAGTCGCCGGACCGGATGATCGTGCTTCCCGGCGGAATTCCGGAATCACCCGATCGAATGATTGTGCTTCCCGACGGAATTCCGGAGTCGCCGTACAGAATGATTGATCCATCGGACGGAATTGCGGAATCGCTGTAGATTGGCGTGCCGTACTGGATGGACTGTCCGAACAGGGCGTGACCCTGCGCGGAAGTTACAACAGCGGCGAAGATCAGAAATACGCGAACAAACATGGCACGATGCTTTCAACCACGGAACGAAGAATCGTGGAAATACCTCCCGACAAGAGGCCGGATGAGCGTCAGTCATCCGGGTTTTGTCACGACTTCTCAGTCGTCTTGCACGAGCGGCACCACGGAAAGCTGAATGGTCCGCACTTCGAAGTCTACAGGCCATGCCGGTCAGTTTCCCGTCTGATCGTCGGATCGGAATAATGTTCTGCCACACGTCCTGTTCCAGGCAGGCACCTGCCTCTGACCGAAAGTCGCACCATGACCGCATCCATCGTATTGCAGCCGCTTGATGTTCATAACCGCAGGCTGCAGGCCAGCGTCGCTCCGCCGGACTGGAAGAATCCGGTGCCTTCGGGCCGCTACAACCTTGTCGTGATTGGCGCGGGAACGGCAGGTCTGGTGACCGCTGCGGTTGCTGCCGGGCTGGGAGCGAAGGTCGCCCTGATTGAACGGCAGTTGATGGGAGGCGACTGCCTGAATGTCGGCTGCGTCCCGTCGAAGGGAATCATCAGCGCCGCGCGGGTGGCGGCGGCGGTTCGAGACGCCGGACGGTTCGGAGTGAAGGTTCCCGACGGCATAAACACCGACTTTCCCGCTGTGATGGAACGCATGAGAAGACTGCGGGCCGGAATCAGTCCGCACGATTCCGCGCAGCGGTTTTCGAGTCTGGGTGTTGACGTGTATCTCGGCGATGGCCGATTCACGTCGCGCAACGCGGTCGAAGTCGATGGCCGGACGCTGACGTTTCGGCGCGCGGTCATCTGCACGGGAGCCCGGGCCGCCGAACTGCCGATTCCCGGCTGGGACGACGTCCGGCCTTTGACCAACGAATCGGTGTTTTCCCTGACCGAACTGCCGCGTCGCCTGGCGGTGATCGGCGGTGGTCCGATCGGCTGCGAAATGGCGCAGACCTTCGCTCGATTTGGCAGCGACGTCACACAGATCGAGCGCGGGCCGCACATCCTGCCCAGAGAAGAAGCCGATGCAGCCCGGATTGTCCAGCAGGCTCTGTGCGACGACGGAGTTCGAATCCTGCTGAATGCGGAAACGACTCGCATGCAGCAGCGCGGGAACGAAACGAGCGTCTGCTACCGGCAGGACGGGCGCGAACACCAATGCGTCGTCGATAAGGTGCTGATCGGCATCGGCCGCGCTCCCAACGTCGAAGGCATGGGACTGGAAGCCGCCGGAGTCGAATTTGACATCCGCGCGGGTGTCACGGTGAACGATCGTCTGCAGACGACGAATCCAGCGATCTTCGCGGCCGGAGACGTGTGTTCGCAATTCAAGTTCACTCACGCGGCGGACTTCATGGCACGTGCGGTGATCGGCAATGCGTTGTTCTTCGGGCGGTCGAAGCTGAGTTCGCTGACGATTCCCTGGTGTACCTACACGTCCCCGGAACTCGCGCACGTTGGCCTGACGTCCGATCAGGCGCGGCAGAAAGGCATCGACATCGATACGTTTGAAGTGCCGCTGGAAAAAGTCGATCGAGCCATCCTGGACGGCGAAACTCGCGGCTTCGCGCGGGCTCACGTGCGCCGGGGAACTGACGAAATTGTCGGAGCCACCATCGTAGCGGAGAACGCGGGCGACATGATCGGCGAGTTGTCTCTGGCGATGACGCTGAACGCCCGCGTCCCGAAATGGAAGACGGTGCTGCGTCTGTCGAAAGGAGTCGGACTGTCCGCGATCGGCAGCGCGATTCACCCCTATCCGACTCAGGCCGAAGCGATCCGCAGGCTTGGCGACGAATACAATCGAACGCGGCTGACCCCGCTCGTCAAATCGCTGCTTGGCAAATGGCTGAGCTTCACGCGATAGAGCGCTCGACCGAACAACGCCTCTCGGCACCGCGTGCTACGAAGCGCGGCAGACTTTGTTCCACACCACTTTGTCGTCGCCCTGTTCGTAGAAATCCGGCAGCACGCACGCGACCGTGTAGCCGCAGCGTTCGTAAAAGACCCGCGTCGGCAGGTAATCCGGTCGGCCGGACGTTTCGATGTAGATCTGCCGGCCGCCGCAGTCGCGAATCCGCCGCTCGGTCTCGGCCATCAGAATTCGTCCCAGACCGCATCCCTGGTGCTTCGGATCAACGGCGATCCAGTACAGATCGAAGCTGCCGATCGTGCAGGCGATGGGGCCGAAGCAGGCGTAGCCGACGACTGTGCCGTCGATTTCCGCAAAGACGAAGCGGTAGCCCGACCGTTCTCCCTTCGCCAGATACTCGTCCACAAGTTCCACGGCGACGGCCGTTTCGTCGTCGCGAAAGAAATGTGTGCTGTCAACGATTCTGCGCACAGCGTGGCGGTCGGTGATCGTGACGGTATCGCGAAGCACCGGTGGCGGCGATGGCGGCTGCCGTTGTTCAGTGAGCATGGACACCTGCAACCAGTCCCTGAAAGAAGCCGCGAGCGTTCTTTCCCAGCGTTCGAGTTCGGTATCCGCCTTCCTGAACGACCAGTGTCGGAAGTTTCAGTTCACCCAGAAGACGTCCATTGGCTTCGAAGTCGCTGCGGGAAAGCGACCACGTCCCGGTCGGGTCGCCCTTCGCGGGATCCAGACCCAGTGCGATTACCAGAAACGCCGGGTCGAATCGTCGAACTGCGTCAATCGCCTGCCGCAGCGCTTTGATGTACTGCGCTCCGTCCTGCGCTTCTGGCAGTACGATGTTCAGATTGAATCCCTCGCCTGCTCCGGAGCCTCGCTCATCGGCAAACCCCGTGAAATATGGGTAGGCGAAATCCGGATCGCCGTGAATTGAGATCGTCAACACATCACTTCGTTCGTAAAAGATGTCCTGTTGGCCGTTGCCGTGGTGGTAGTCGATGTCAACAATCGCCACCCGTCCGTGCTGACTCAGGTAGTTTGCTCCGATCGCTGAGTTGCTGAAGTAACAGAATCCGCCGAACGATCGCCGTTCCGCGTGATGTCCCGGCGGCCGAACCAGTGCGTAGGCGATCCGGCGTCCGTCCAGCAATGCGTCGGCCGCAGACAGAACGCAGTCGACCGCTCGCCTGGCGGCCGGAAAAGCATTGCGATTGATCGGTGTGAAGGTGTCGATGCAATAGTAGCCAGCGCGAACAGTCAGTTCGCACGGAGGCCGCGTGGCATTGCGGATCGGAAACACGTACGGGTAAATCGACTTGCCTTCGGGAGCGTTATGGCAGGCTGCTCGCAGATATTCCACGAAATCCGCGTCGTGGACTTCAAGAATCTGCTGCATCGAGTGTTCCTTCACGGGAATTGTTTCGATAATCCCGCTGGCCTCGAGTTCGCTGCGGATGGCATTGATGCGAACCGGTGCCTCCACATACCCGCGTTCCCGGATGTGGTGAATGTCATGCCGGTCGTTGATTGTCACGGCGATCAGTTCCGGACCGTGAGCGATCGCCGGTCTGCGATCCGAGGCTGACTTGAAATACCGGGGCTCGCGCAGCCGCACGGGATCGTCGTGGAAGGAATTTACCACCTTCCGAACATACTCGGGAGGACAAAGATCGCTGTATTTCCGTTCCAGGATCGCTCTGACGACCAGCCTGGCGAACTTCCGTGACAGCGATGCTTCGCGGTCCAGGCAGTCCCAGACCAGGTGCGGCAGATTGTCCGAATCACCGCCGGGAACGGGCCGTTCATACGACGTTCCGATGATCGGCCGAGCGCCATATTGTTCGTAGAACTTCAGTCGAGCGGCGTTCAGTTTGCGGATTGCCGGGTCGGCGCAGCGATCCGGATCGTCGGGAAGGCACTCGAAGAACAGTCCGTGATTTCCCAGCGCTGCGGCTTCGTCCCGGACGTATTCGTACAGTGCCGCACCGATGCCCCGCCCCGGTACGTCTTTTCCCGAAGCCAGAAAGTCGAGATAGCAGAATCCGATTTCCGGTTCATGCAGCACGATCGCAAAGCCGACGACGTGGTTGCGGGAGTTTTCCGCGACCAGCAGGATCGTCCGAAACCGCTTGCGAAAAGGATTGCGCAGCCGCTCCGCCAGCGGATCAATGTCGCTTGTCGAAGCGTCCGGGAACTGTTCCACAAAGATCTGCCGCACTTCGCTCAGCGCCGACTTGTTGACCGGCAGAACGTCATCGTGAATTCGGCGGATGCGAAACATGAGAAGCAGTCTTTTCCTGCCCGGTCGCCGGGCAACAGCGTTACCGGGACCCTGAACCCCGCGTTGAAGCCGATCGTGCCGGGGATTCCGCGTCGCCGAATCGTGAGTCCGAACCGACTGCTGTTCGGCAGGTCGAACCTGCCGGAATGAACAGTCCCGCGGCGCGGTTGTCCGGCCAGTCGCCTGCTGTCGTCGCGGCACCCGGCAAAAGGGCCTGGTCGATGATCCGCTGAACGGCGGTATCGAAGCCAATCCCGTTCTGTTCCAGGGCTGCCGCAAAGCCGGCGTCGGGAGACAGGCAGGGGTTCACGTTCACTTCAAGAACCCACGGGCGACCCGATTCGTCCACTCGGAAGTCCACTCGAGCAAAGCCGTTCAATCCGAATAGCTCCCAGCAGCGGCAGGCATTGCGATCCAACGCGTCCAGCAGCGGCCGGTCGCTGTCGGGAAAATGAAACGTGCGAGGCGTCTGCTGATACTCAAACGAGTCCTGTTCCCACTTCGCCTGGTGCCCGACAATTCTGGGCTTCGCCGGCGGAAACGCGGAAAAGTCGATTTCAGCAGCTGGCAGCACCTGGCCTGCGAGCATTGACAGGTTGAACTCCCGGCCGTCGATGTATTGTTCTGCGAAATAGGAACGGCCGAATTGCCGCTCCCGCTGTCGGCACAGTGACCTCAGTGCATCCGCGTTTCGAACGTCCACGACGGCATCGTCGTCCATGCCAATGGATGCATGTTCCCAGACGGGCTTCAGAATCCAGCGTGACGGGAACTCGGCCGTATCGGCGGGATTCGATTTCTCGCCCGTCTTTGAAGAATCGTTCGCGCGGGAATCGAACCATGCGGGAGTCGGCAGGCCCGCCTGAACAAGCCGCTGCTTTGCGTCCGTTTTTCCGGAAACCGCCAGTATCGCCCCGGTGTGGGCGCCGGTGTACGGGATATCGAGCGAATCCAGCAGCAGCGTGGCGGCCGGCATCAGTCGATCCGTGCCCGCCAGCGATTCGACCAGATTGAAGACGACGTCCGGCCGGCGGTCGATGAGTTCCCGGCGCGTGTCTTCGAGATTCAGCGTGCAGCCGAGACTGGTGGCGTCGTGTCCCAGCGCGCGCAGTGCGTGCATTACGGCGTCTCGCTGCGTCAGGACATCCTGTTCGTCAACCGCCGAATCGGCGCTGACGGCATTGTGAAGCACGACAACTCGCACGCTGGACTTTCTGACAGATCGGCCGGACGGGAAATCTGAACGAAGGCAGTACCGGATGCCACGGCGGGTACTTGGCGCTGTTCGATGGTTCGAGTTCCCCGCGTTATCGCCGCGAACCGGTCAGCAGCCGGGCCGGTTTGCTGTCGCAGCGTTCCGATGCGGACAGCACGATCTTCTCAATGAGTTCGTCGTAGCTGATATCCAGCGCTGTCGCCAGCATGGGCAGATCGGAATGAAAAGGATGCAGTCCGGCCAGCGGATTCGCTTCCAGA contains:
- a CDS encoding cytochrome P460 family protein → MFVRVFLIFAAVVTSAQGHALFGQSIQYGTPIYSDSAIPSDGSIILYGDSGIPSGSTIIRSGDSGIPPGSTIIRSGDSAIPFRDSQIPGGDITIRRESPSGAPLQEAASRAEKRLPFDQFFWRYLSDSRYRLWAPPPGTNGDAYYGREPHGSLLKMYLNRKAVGRPDELPDGSILVMESFEADGETLRAVDVMYRSDGYNAGAGDWYWASYSPDGKAERMETDTGSEKLAGRVRTCIECHSRAQGGDLAFFNDRNDAGAESPALSER
- a CDS encoding mercuric reductase, whose translation is MTASIVLQPLDVHNRRLQASVAPPDWKNPVPSGRYNLVVIGAGTAGLVTAAVAAGLGAKVALIERQLMGGDCLNVGCVPSKGIISAARVAAAVRDAGRFGVKVPDGINTDFPAVMERMRRLRAGISPHDSAQRFSSLGVDVYLGDGRFTSRNAVEVDGRTLTFRRAVICTGARAAELPIPGWDDVRPLTNESVFSLTELPRRLAVIGGGPIGCEMAQTFARFGSDVTQIERGPHILPREEADAARIVQQALCDDGVRILLNAETTRMQQRGNETSVCYRQDGREHQCVVDKVLIGIGRAPNVEGMGLEAAGVEFDIRAGVTVNDRLQTTNPAIFAAGDVCSQFKFTHAADFMARAVIGNALFFGRSKLSSLTIPWCTYTSPELAHVGLTSDQARQKGIDIDTFEVPLEKVDRAILDGETRGFARAHVRRGTDEIVGATIVAENAGDMIGELSLAMTLNARVPKWKTVLRLSKGVGLSAIGSAIHPYPTQAEAIRRLGDEYNRTRLTPLVKSLLGKWLSFTR
- a CDS encoding histone deacetylase family protein, with the protein product MFRIRRIHDDVLPVNKSALSEVRQIFVEQFPDASTSDIDPLAERLRNPFRKRFRTILLVAENSRNHVVGFAIVLHEPEIGFCYLDFLASGKDVPGRGIGAALYEYVRDEAAALGNHGLFFECLPDDPDRCADPAIRKLNAARLKFYEQYGARPIIGTSYERPVPGGDSDNLPHLVWDCLDREASLSRKFARLVVRAILERKYSDLCPPEYVRKVVNSFHDDPVRLREPRYFKSASDRRPAIAHGPELIAVTINDRHDIHHIRERGYVEAPVRINAIRSELEASGIIETIPVKEHSMQQILEVHDADFVEYLRAACHNAPEGKSIYPYVFPIRNATRPPCELTVRAGYYCIDTFTPINRNAFPAARRAVDCVLSAADALLDGRRIAYALVRPPGHHAERRSFGGFCYFSNSAIGANYLSQHGRVAIVDIDYHHGNGQQDIFYERSDVLTISIHGDPDFAYPYFTGFADERGSGAGEGFNLNIVLPEAQDGAQYIKALRQAIDAVRRFDPAFLVIALGLDPAKGDPTGTWSLSRSDFEANGRLLGELKLPTLVVQEGGYRTRTLGKNARGFFQGLVAGVHAH
- a CDS encoding GNAT family N-acetyltransferase yields the protein MLTEQRQPPSPPPVLRDTVTITDRHAVRRIVDSTHFFRDDETAVAVELVDEYLAKGERSGYRFVFAEIDGTVVGYACFGPIACTIGSFDLYWIAVDPKHQGCGLGRILMAETERRIRDCGGRQIYIETSGRPDYLPTRVFYERCGYTVACVLPDFYEQGDDKVVWNKVCRAS